One Hordeum vulgare subsp. vulgare chromosome 4H, MorexV3_pseudomolecules_assembly, whole genome shotgun sequence DNA window includes the following coding sequences:
- the LOC123447164 gene encoding E3 ubiquitin-protein ligase Os03g0188200-like: protein MARGQITRLLLLLLLSSTALPSLAQQTSNSTGHAGSSRTAGGFSPTTVVVLVVLIAAFVALTLFSIYINRCTGAHPVPRRPSRATAPNQPVDAAAQSDRCRPRGLDREVVEAFPTAVYGDVKARMAATKSGPLECAVCLTEFEDNDELRVLPACCHVFHPDCIDPWLAGAVTCPLCRADLNAPPAIPAAAESRGDLTDTAVQEEPEELDEECSVVSFTAESLTSFSTIWRHEFTGAEYNHYRRTQSAMDAPDRHTLRLPEHVMKELAAVRRHRRAASLAAEYPDTADQRTPGWLTSFLRRSMSWQRQSRGGSDAVEEHGGSKRVHPVAGAPVEKPSGSGSGGDEKKESSDVDALNRV from the coding sequence ATGGCTCGCGGCCAGATCAcgcggctccttctccttctcctgctctcaTCGACCGCGCTGCCGTCTCTGGCCCAGCAGACGTCCAACAGCACGGGCCACGCCGGCTCCTCTAGAACCGCCGGCGGGTTCTCGCCAACCACCGTCGTCGTGCTCGTCGTCCTCATCGCCGCCTTCGTCGCCCTCACGCTCTTCTCAATCTACATCAACCGCTGCACCGGCGCGCACCCCGTCCCTCGCCGCCCGTCCCGCGCCACGGCCCCTAACCAGCCCGTCGATGCCGCCGCCCAGTCCGATCGCTGCCGCCCACGCGGCCTCGACAGGGAGGTCGTCGAGGCCTTCCCGACGGCCGTCTACGGCGACGTGAAGGCGCGTATGGCGGCCACCAAGTCGGGCCCGCTCGAGTGCGCCGTCTGCCTCACCGAGTTCGAGGACAACGACGAGCTCCGGGTCCTCCCGGCGTGCTGCCACGTCTTCCACCCGGACTGCATCGACCCGTGGCTCGCCGGCGCGGTCACCTGCCCGCTCTGCCGGGCCGACCTCAACGCGCCGCCCGCGATCCCGGCCGCCGCCGAGAGCCGCGGCGACTTGACGGACACGGCCGTGCaggaggagccggaggagctcgacGAGGAGTGCTCGGTGGTGTCTTTCACGGCCGAATCCCTCACCAGCTTCAGCACGATATGGAGGCACGAGTTCACGGGCGCGGAGTACAACCACTACCGCAGGACGCAGTCAGCCATGGACGCGCCAGACAGGCACACTCTCAGGCTGCCGGAGCACGTCATGAAGGAGCTGGCCGCCGTCCGGAGGCACCGGCGAGCGGCTAGCCTAGCCGCAGAGTACCCGGACACGGCGGATCAGAGGACACCGGGGTGGCTGACCTCGTTCTTGCGGCGGTCCATGTCATGGCAGCGGCAGAGCCGCGGGGGATCGGACGCCGTGGAGGAGCACGGCGGCAGCAAGCGGGTTCATCCCGTGGCCGGAGCGCCGGTTGAGAAACCGAGCGGGTCGGGGTCCGGCGGTGACGAGAAGAAAGAGAGCTCCGACGTTGACGCGTTAAACCGGGTTTGA